The Kwoniella dendrophila CBS 6074 chromosome 1, complete sequence genome contains a region encoding:
- a CDS encoding pyridoxal 5'-phosphate synthase, glutaminase subunit Pdx2, which translates to MTIQPVELPETIIIGVLALQGAFVEHMHYLQRLRPQGHTIKAIPIRTLTELQQCQALVIPGGESTVISSIASHTPGLLEALIDFAQDPQRAVWGTCAGMILMADENGIGGGKKKPVKGWQGLGGLKVWRNLFGGQLESFEAQLSIPALSNPSQPFNAIFIRAPAVHSLSPELKDKVEVIAQLPEESCPHLPPSDSPLGEPNPEDLSKIWLKKGKKMVTSFHPELSGDVRIHEFFVEKCVLGR; encoded by the exons ATGACTATACAGCCTGTGGAATTACCAGAGACCATTATAATCGGAGTGCTTG CTCTGCAGGGCGCTTTCGTTGAGCATATGCATTATCTCCAGCG GTTGCGCCCTCAAGGTCATACGATAAAAGCAATCCCAATCAGAACTCTAACAGAACTACAACAATGCCAAGCGTTAGTCATACCTGGTGGAGAATCAACGGTAATATCATCTATAGCATCACATACACCAGGATTATTAGAAGCattaattgattttgctCAAGATCCGCAAAGAGCAGTATGGGGGACATGTGCAGGTATGATCTTAATGGCTGATGAGAATGGTATTGGAGGAGGTAAAAAGAAACCTGTAAAAGGTTGGCAAGGTTTGGGTGGTTTGAAAGTGTGGAGAAACCTTTTTGGAG GTCAACTAGAATCATTCGAAGCCCAATTATCTATCCCAGCCTTGTCTAACCCTTCACAACCATTCAACGCTATATTCATTCGTGCCCCAGCTGTCCATTCATTATCACCAGAACTCAAAGATAAAGTAGAAGTTATCGCTCAATTGCCTGAAGAATCTTGTCCACATCTACCACCATCTGATTCACCATTAGGTGAACCCAATCCAGAAGATTTAAGTAAGATTTGGttgaaaaaaggtaaaaaaatggTTACCTCTTTCCATCCTGAATTGAGTGGTGATGTTAGAATACATGAATTCTTCGTTGAAAAATGTGTTCTTGGTAGATAA